In a single window of the Micrococcaceae bacterium Sec5.7 genome:
- a CDS encoding cytochrome c oxidase assembly protein, with product MQSYAADAAGIPRPWQLAGLVALLLGLTAALLFSGAAASRAVSDPGWLVRWGLPVSKAIHNVSLATVIGGLIFAVGILPRSLRGSRSKDNGSPEHPAFTRALGVAAAAGAVWTLSAIAVLVLTYSDVAGQGISGDAEFTRALVYFMTDIETGQAWLTVTIIAAIVTTALFGVRSLSGLALTLVLALIGLVPTALIGHSSSSDDHEGAINSLGLHLVGVCTWVGGIIMLAVLSGILSGGKAGAKAGGKAGGPADITEPTLRRFSALAGFAFVLVFASGVINASIRITNWADLFGSAYGQLVLAKTAAALVLGGIGLMHRQWVIPQLSRTGSVMSSRRVLWQLILVELLVMGATSGIAVALSRSAPPQPTTFAPDASPAFILTGYELPPELTPERWLTEWRLDWLWIAVALFGLAAYFLGVAKVRRRGDKWKWFRSVNWVIGLLVLTFITSGPPSVYGRVLFSAHMVDHMALTMVAPIFLVLGAPVTLALRALPARGDGSRGLREWLLLFVHSKFSQLVTHPLFAAANFAGSIVLFYYSDAFGFAMRDHVGHELMNLHFALTGYIFVLSMLGTDPLPRRAPYPMRLLLLLATMGFHAFFGVAIMGGTGLLAADYFGNLGRTWGPSALLDQQMGGAVAWGIGEVPTLLVAIGVAVMWSRSDDRESKRTDRAADRNNDADLTAYNDMFAKLAERDAKLAERNPKLEGR from the coding sequence GTGCAGAGCTACGCTGCCGATGCCGCCGGGATCCCCCGGCCGTGGCAGCTCGCCGGCCTTGTGGCCCTGCTGCTTGGGCTGACAGCAGCCCTGCTGTTCTCCGGGGCTGCCGCCTCGCGTGCCGTGTCCGATCCGGGCTGGCTGGTCCGCTGGGGCCTTCCCGTCAGCAAGGCCATCCACAACGTCTCCCTGGCCACTGTGATCGGCGGCCTGATCTTCGCCGTCGGCATTCTGCCGAGGAGCCTGCGCGGTTCGCGTTCCAAGGACAATGGATCCCCCGAGCACCCGGCGTTCACCCGGGCCCTCGGCGTAGCTGCAGCTGCCGGTGCCGTCTGGACCCTCTCTGCCATTGCGGTGCTGGTGCTGACATACTCGGACGTGGCGGGGCAGGGGATTTCTGGGGACGCAGAGTTCACCCGCGCCCTGGTGTACTTCATGACGGACATCGAGACCGGCCAGGCCTGGCTGACGGTGACCATCATCGCGGCCATTGTCACCACAGCGCTCTTCGGCGTGCGTTCCCTGAGCGGGCTGGCCCTCACCCTTGTATTGGCCCTGATCGGGCTGGTGCCAACGGCATTGATCGGCCACTCCTCAAGTTCGGATGACCACGAAGGCGCCATCAACTCCCTGGGCCTGCACCTGGTGGGAGTCTGCACCTGGGTGGGCGGCATCATCATGCTGGCCGTGCTTTCCGGGATACTTTCCGGCGGAAAAGCCGGGGCGAAGGCCGGCGGCAAGGCCGGCGGACCGGCCGATATCACCGAGCCCACCCTCCGCAGATTCTCCGCGCTGGCCGGCTTCGCCTTCGTCCTGGTATTTGCCTCCGGTGTGATCAACGCCAGCATCCGCATCACAAACTGGGCGGATCTGTTCGGCTCAGCGTACGGCCAGTTGGTTCTGGCCAAGACCGCGGCCGCGTTGGTGCTGGGAGGCATCGGTTTAATGCACAGGCAGTGGGTCATCCCGCAGCTCAGCCGCACGGGGTCAGTCATGTCATCGCGCCGTGTGCTGTGGCAGCTGATTCTGGTGGAGCTCCTGGTCATGGGCGCCACGTCCGGCATCGCCGTGGCCCTGAGCCGATCAGCTCCTCCGCAGCCCACCACCTTTGCCCCGGATGCGTCTCCGGCGTTCATCCTGACAGGCTACGAGCTGCCGCCTGAGCTGACACCCGAACGCTGGCTCACGGAATGGCGCCTGGACTGGCTCTGGATCGCGGTGGCGCTCTTCGGACTTGCGGCGTACTTCCTTGGTGTGGCCAAGGTGCGGCGGCGCGGCGACAAATGGAAATGGTTCCGGTCCGTCAACTGGGTGATCGGCCTGCTGGTGCTGACGTTCATCACGTCCGGGCCGCCGTCGGTCTATGGGCGCGTGCTGTTCTCCGCGCACATGGTGGACCATATGGCACTGACCATGGTGGCGCCCATCTTCCTGGTCCTCGGCGCTCCCGTGACGCTGGCGCTGCGCGCGCTGCCCGCGCGCGGGGACGGCTCGAGGGGCCTGCGGGAATGGCTGTTGCTGTTTGTGCACTCGAAGTTTTCCCAACTGGTGACACACCCTTTGTTTGCCGCGGCGAACTTCGCCGGCTCGATCGTGCTTTTCTACTACTCGGACGCCTTCGGCTTCGCCATGCGTGACCACGTGGGCCACGAGCTGATGAACCTGCACTTCGCGCTGACCGGCTACATCTTTGTGCTCAGCATGCTGGGGACGGACCCGCTGCCCCGCCGGGCGCCGTACCCCATGCGGCTCCTTCTGCTGCTGGCCACCATGGGCTTCCACGCCTTCTTCGGTGTGGCCATCATGGGCGGAACCGGGCTGCTGGCCGCGGACTACTTCGGCAACCTCGGCCGCACGTGGGGACCGTCCGCGCTGCTGGACCAGCAGATGGGCGGCGCGGTGGCTTGGGGCATCGGCGAAGTGCCGACGCTTCTGGTGGCGATCGGCGTCGCCGTCATGTGGTCCCGTTCCGACGACCGGGAATCCAAGCGCACCGACCGTGCGGCGGACAGGAATAACGACGCCGATCTGACCGCTTACAACGATATGTTTGCCAAACTGGCCGAACGCGACGCCAAGCTGGCTGAACGCAACCCAAAGCTGGAAGGACGCTGA
- a CDS encoding HU family DNA-binding protein, producing MAKNRSELVAEVAGKAGTSQAAVNSVLDALFEVFETSVAAGEKITIPGWLAVERTDRAARTGRNPQTGETIQIAAGHSVKLTAGSKLKAAVAKKK from the coding sequence ATGGCTAAGAACCGTAGTGAACTTGTTGCAGAGGTAGCAGGCAAGGCCGGCACCAGCCAGGCAGCCGTCAACTCCGTGCTCGATGCACTGTTCGAGGTTTTCGAGACCTCTGTCGCCGCCGGCGAGAAGATCACCATCCCGGGCTGGCTCGCAGTTGAACGCACCGACCGTGCAGCCCGTACCGGCCGCAACCCTCAGACCGGCGAGACCATCCAGATCGCAGCAGGCCACAGCGTTAAGCTGACCGCCGGCTCCAAGCTGAAGGCTGCTGTAGCCAAGAAGAAGTAG
- a CDS encoding NHL domain-containing thioredoxin family protein, translated as MSETVRTHLRVRASELVGRNWLNTGGKSLDLEALRGKIVLLDFWTFCCINCLHVLDELRPLEAQYSDVLVTVGVHSPKFEHEADPVALAAAVERYEIRHPVLDDPELDTWKAYTARAWPTLVVIDPEGYIVAHLSGEGHADGLAVLIPELIAEHEAKGTLHRGDGPYVAPEPTSGTLRFPGKALYLPAGRGSGNSATVAGGPSGNASDAGSWLVTDTGHHRLVELAGDFQTEVATFGSGVKGYADGAGIGDAAAAQFNEPQGLVLLPEDVAAKTGYDVVIADSVNHRLRGLSLADGTATTLAGNGVQRLLETGPARVDEDGAGFGGSLGNSPLDVALSSPWDVVWSAKLGAVVIAMAGVHQIFSFDPLSGAVAIVAGNGLEGLLDGPAHEAWFAQPSGLAEDAEGNIWVADSETSALRKLVVADDGSVTVESAVGKGLFDFGFRDGEGSEARLQHPLGVTVLPDGSVAIADTYNGAVRRYDPASRTVSTLARGLSEPSDVIVDHTQVAGAEPLLVVVEANKHQLVYVPIPKDAQQVDEGAAQTHRPKSPVAPGLLELTVRFTAPTGQKLDDRWGDPTQLKISSTPPELLVAGGGTSVGLLRTLELASDVPEGVLHLTARAAACDGPETEDGEIPDHAACHLYQQDWGIPVLLQADGDTELVLDLRGMD; from the coding sequence ATGAGCGAAACCGTACGCACCCACCTCCGGGTCCGCGCCTCCGAACTGGTGGGGCGCAACTGGCTGAACACCGGCGGCAAGTCCCTGGACCTCGAAGCCTTGCGCGGCAAGATCGTGCTGCTGGATTTCTGGACTTTCTGCTGCATCAACTGCCTGCACGTCCTTGATGAGCTGCGCCCGCTTGAGGCACAGTACTCGGACGTCCTGGTGACCGTGGGGGTGCACTCGCCCAAGTTCGAGCACGAGGCCGATCCCGTGGCGCTTGCCGCGGCCGTGGAACGCTACGAGATCCGCCACCCCGTGCTGGATGATCCAGAGCTGGACACGTGGAAGGCCTACACGGCCCGGGCCTGGCCCACCCTGGTGGTCATCGACCCCGAGGGCTACATCGTGGCGCACCTCTCCGGCGAAGGCCACGCCGACGGCCTCGCCGTGCTCATTCCCGAACTGATCGCCGAGCACGAGGCCAAGGGGACACTTCACCGCGGCGACGGCCCCTATGTGGCGCCGGAGCCGACGTCGGGAACCCTGCGCTTCCCTGGCAAGGCCCTCTACCTTCCGGCGGGTCGGGGATCGGGCAATTCAGCTACCGTTGCCGGCGGCCCTTCGGGTAACGCGTCCGACGCCGGATCCTGGCTTGTGACGGACACCGGTCACCACCGGCTCGTGGAACTGGCCGGCGACTTCCAGACTGAGGTGGCGACGTTCGGCTCCGGCGTCAAGGGATACGCCGACGGCGCCGGCATCGGAGATGCAGCCGCGGCGCAGTTCAACGAACCGCAGGGTCTTGTCCTGCTGCCGGAAGATGTGGCAGCAAAGACGGGCTACGACGTCGTGATTGCCGATTCCGTGAACCACCGGCTCCGGGGGCTGTCCCTGGCAGACGGGACTGCCACTACGCTGGCCGGCAACGGTGTGCAGCGACTGCTGGAAACCGGGCCTGCCCGGGTTGACGAGGACGGCGCCGGCTTCGGCGGCTCGCTCGGCAACAGTCCGCTTGACGTTGCGCTGAGCTCGCCGTGGGATGTTGTGTGGTCCGCGAAGCTCGGCGCTGTTGTGATTGCCATGGCCGGTGTCCACCAGATTTTCAGCTTCGATCCGCTGTCCGGCGCCGTGGCGATTGTGGCCGGCAACGGGCTGGAAGGGCTCCTCGACGGGCCCGCCCACGAAGCCTGGTTCGCCCAGCCGTCCGGCCTGGCGGAGGACGCCGAGGGAAACATCTGGGTGGCTGACTCCGAAACTTCGGCACTGCGCAAGCTGGTGGTTGCCGACGACGGTTCCGTCACCGTGGAGTCTGCGGTGGGCAAGGGCCTCTTCGACTTCGGCTTCCGTGACGGCGAAGGCTCCGAAGCGCGCCTCCAGCACCCGCTCGGTGTAACGGTGCTGCCGGACGGCTCAGTGGCAATCGCAGATACCTACAACGGTGCCGTGCGGCGCTACGACCCTGCGTCCCGGACCGTTTCCACACTGGCCCGTGGCCTGTCCGAGCCCTCCGATGTCATTGTTGACCACACGCAGGTTGCCGGCGCCGAGCCGCTGCTTGTGGTGGTGGAGGCCAACAAGCACCAGCTGGTGTACGTTCCCATTCCCAAGGACGCCCAGCAAGTGGACGAAGGCGCAGCTCAGACGCACCGGCCGAAGAGCCCTGTGGCTCCCGGCCTGCTGGAACTCACGGTCCGCTTCACCGCGCCCACCGGGCAGAAGCTCGATGACCGCTGGGGCGACCCCACCCAGCTGAAGATCTCCTCCACTCCGCCCGAACTGCTGGTGGCCGGTGGCGGAACGTCAGTGGGCCTGCTGCGGACGCTGGAGCTTGCCTCCGACGTCCCGGAGGGCGTGCTGCACCTTACGGCGCGCGCCGCGGCCTGCGACGGCCCGGAAACAGAGGATGGCGAGATCCCGGACCACGCCGCCTGCCACCTGTACCAGCAGGACTGGGGCATCCCCGTGCTGCTGCAGGCCGACGGCGACACCGAGCTCG